From Quercus lobata isolate SW786 chromosome 11, ValleyOak3.0 Primary Assembly, whole genome shotgun sequence:
ATCCTCCAATTCCTAATGTCCCTAAAGTTTTTCCCTCTATTGAACCTCCATGTTCACCTGCTTCTCAATCTTTACCTCCTACCAGAACATCTTCTAGAATTATACATCATCCTTACCTTAAGGACTATTCCTGTCTCTCAATTTTCACTTCATTCAACCCTCAATCTGGTAAACTCTGTGACATCTCTGATTCTCTTTCTTACACTAAACTCAATCCAGCCTATCACTCTTTCTTTACAGCTACTTCTTCCCATAGTCCTGAACCCACTTTTCACCAAGATGTGAAACATCCTGAGTGGAGAGCTGCTATGGACAAAGAAATTGCAGCCTTAGAGCAAAATCACACATGGACTTTGACTACTCTACCTCATGGTCATGTTCCTATTGGTGTAAATGAGTTTATGGGATTAAGTGAAATTCAGATGGCATCATTGAGATATACAAAGCCGGGCTAGTTGCTAAAGGTTATAGTATACTCAGAGAGAAGACCTTGACTATTCAAAAACTCTCTCCTGTTGTAAAATCAGTTTCAGTTAGGGTGGTTTTGGCCATTGCTGCCATGAAAGGTTGCCATTTACACCAAATGGATGTTAGCAATACTTTCCTCCATGGAGATTTGAATGAAGAGGTTTACATGAGCTTGCCTCTTGGATTTCATAGCAAGGGGGAGCCTTCTTTGGTATGCAAGTTGAACAAAAGCTTATATGGGCTCAAACAAGCTTCAAGGAAATGGTTTGCAAAATTCAGTGCTACCATTTTGGAGCTTGGCTTTAGGCAGTCTAAAAGGGATTACTCTCTTTTTACTAAAACTAATGGCACATCATTTACTATATTGGTAGTGTATGTGGATGACATCTTGCTTACAGGTAATGATCCCATTGCAATTAGAGAATTGAAGCAACTGCTTGATACCAAATTTGGTCTCAAAGATTTGGGATCATTGAAGTATTTTTTAGGACTAGAGGTTGCTAGAAATGAAAAGGGAATTAGTTTAAATAAGAGAAAGTATGCTTTGGAAATATTGGAAGATACTGGTCTAATGGGTTGTAAACCTGCTAAAACGCCTATGGAACAGAATCTGAGGATTTCCAAAGATGAAGGGAAGGTACTTTCAGACCCTACTCAATATAGAAGGTTAATAGGGAGATTGATGTATCTGACCTTGTCAAGGCCTGACATTACATATTCAGTGCATAGACTAAGTCAATACCTTGCTAAACCAAGAGAACCTCACTTATTGGCAGCTTAAAGAATTGTTCAATATATCAAAGGTTCACTTGGGTAgagcattttctttttcagtagTTCTGATCCAGTGAAGCAAGTCAAATATCTAACTTGTAATATGACAGTAGCAGCTACAATTAGTTTAGTGTGTGTTAGTAACTTAGTATTAGTCAGTCAGTTATATTATTAGCCATGTGTCTGTTATTAGTGGCTGTTTTTGCAGTTTAGAGAAGGAATCCACATTGTTTAGACCTAAATTAGGGACTTAATTAGAGGTGGTTAAGCCTAATTGATTTGTATAAATACTTTCTATGTTCAAATACATTATTCATCATTGCAATACAAGATAGTTTTTCACCAAACTTTATACATACCTCAGCTCTCAATGTTTCCTTACGGGGATCACCATCTTCAAATTTAGCCATTTCAGCTTCAATAGCAGAGTTATGATCATAAATATTGTCCTTCTCCTGATTGAAGGCAGCCTTTTTTGCAATGTTGATTGCCAGTATAGCTCCATGATAGTGTGAATGTAAATGCCTAAGGTATACTGGCAAATCACCGGCATTCTTAAAAGCACGTCCTTCAAAGTTATATACGTGTCCCAGCATTGACTCAGGAGTTTCATTCTCAACCTTTCTCCACCAATTTGAATACCCATATTTCTGAACTTGAAATCCGAAGGATTTATAGAAATGGGTTTTGTCCTGTATCCGCATATCCACAAGTGCGTGGATGAGTTTGTACTTGTCCCAATCGTTGTAGATAATAGGATGAAACAGTTGGAACATGTAAAACTTCTTTACCACTTGACGTTGAAGAAACAGCTCAGAGAAACCGAGGGTGAAGTATTTTGATATATCACGTGGTTTCAGACACTTCTTTACCACAGAAGCCATCATGTACCTGTAATGAACTAAATCCCTCGTTCTCCCAAGATTATCCTCACAGTCCTTAAACACTTTAAAGGGATGATAAACCATCAGATTCTCACGCCGAATACGTAAACGGTTGAGTAAATCCCCtgaaaaaaaacccatttcaaaATGGCCATATAATAATTTTGCAACTTCCCCAAACAATCTTCTGAAATAAGGTCCAAATTGTAGAACTTGGTTACTACTCGGATCGAACtcccaaaaaattttcttagaaTCAGTCGGAAGATGATTAAGAAAGTATTTAAATGTCTGTAACGTAAgacaatatgaaaaataaataaatatacacatgcatataaaatattatagcaaattattaaaaaaaaaaaaaaataccatagaCTCAGGATGTGGAGGATCCTCCAAGCATTCTGGGGGCGGTGATGGATACGGATTAGGCTCAACACTTTGAAAGGCTTCTATCACGTTCACTTCAGCAATTTTTGGATAGTAGTTGACTTTGGAAAATGCATGTAGATAGTCCATTTGAGGTTTCCAAGCTTTCTTTCTAGCCAAAAAGTACCATTTTTTCTGTTTCTGACACAACCCACTCTCTTACGCCAATCAATTAGTGCACTAAGATGCTCCACTTCCTTTCTAGCCAAaaagtttcctttttttttctctaaaagatTCCACTCTCTTacaccaaaattttgaaatattgttGACTCGTTAAGAAATGAACAATAGTAGTCGACTTTGGAAAATGCATACAGAGAGGCCATTTGAGGTTTCCAAGCTTTCTTTCTAGCCAAAAAGTCCCCTTTTTCTTGTTCACTTTTTATCTTCCAACATATTGAAGTCTGATgctttcttcttcattcttctttccttttttttttttctcttttctt
This genomic window contains:
- the LOC115968045 gene encoding uncharacterized protein LOC115968045 isoform X2, with product MDYLHAFSKVNYYPKIAEVNVIEAFQSVEPNPYPSPPPECLEDPPHPESMTFKYFLNHLPTDSKKIFWEFDPSSNQVLQFGPYFRRLFGEVAKLLYGHFEMGFFSGDLLNRLRIRRENLMVYHPFKVFKDCEDNLGRTRDLVHYRYMMASVVKKCLKPRDISKYFTLGFSELFLQRQVVKKFYMFQLFHPIIYNDWDKYKLIHALVDMRIQDKTHFYKSFGFQVQKYGYSNWWRKVENETPESMLGHVYNFEGRAFKNAGDLPVYLRHLHSHYHGAILAINIAKKAAFNQEKDNIYDHNSAIEAEMAKFEDGDPRKETLRAEEHLFSRRVRNRVEKTNHERKLNRERVKAEKERKKEKRRSRSRRWRRRSISWLIIGLQQEYKKHDYGTRNKC
- the LOC115968045 gene encoding uncharacterized protein LOC115968045 isoform X1; the encoded protein is MDYLHAFSKVNYYPKIAEVNVIEAFQSVEPNPYPSPPPECLEDPPHPESMTFKYFLNHLPTDSKKIFWEFDPSSNQVLQFGPYFRRLFGEVAKLLYGHFEMGFFSGDLLNRLRIRRENLMVYHPFKVFKDCEDNLGRTRDLVHYRYMMASVVKKCLKPRDISKYFTLGFSELFLQRQVVKKFYMFQLFHPIIYNDWDKYKLIHALVDMRIQDKTHFYKSFGFQVQKYGYSNWWRKVENETPESMLGHVYNFEGRAFKNAGDLPVYLRHLHSHYHGAILAINIAKKAAFNQEKDNIYDHNSAIEAEMAKFEDGDPRKETLRAEIRVQLEKPKLESLPLHSELEPIITERFPGVYSCMVDAIIRAFAVDANAEIPFRCSIYELLFLKGPFGDNYAYKSIYFQDVSETELKRPITKESSTEKG